Part of the Octopus bimaculoides isolate UCB-OBI-ISO-001 chromosome 21, ASM119413v2, whole genome shotgun sequence genome, tgtggtaaatcttgcTCTCAAAGTAGTGCAttaaatactcacacacgtattcatacaggagaaaaaccatatcattgtgatatctgtggaaagtcGTTCTCTACAAGTCGTACTTTAAGTACCCATAAACATATTCTTACaagagagagaccatatcactgtgaaatctgtggtaaatcctttttCACAAGTAGTGCATTaaatactcacaaacgtattcatacaggagaaaaaccatatcattgtgatatctgtggtaaatccttctctcacAGTTCATCCTTCAGTAATCACAGAaatattcatacaggggagagaCCGTGCCTCTGTcagatttgtggtaaatcattcacaaataaaagtaaattgaagaggcacatatacattcatacaggagaaaaaccccaTTGCTGTAATatatgtggcaaatcattctctcaaaagaatgacttaaataaacacatacggatccatacaggtgaaaaaccatttcactgtgatatctgtggtaaatcttgcTCTCAAAGTAGTGATTTAATTAAACATaagcgtgttcatacaggagagaaaccatatcagtgtgatatctgtagcAAGTCTTTCTCTGAAAGCACTGCCTTACATATACAtcgacgtattcatacaggagagacaccctatcagtgtgatatctgtggtaaatcattcactgcaCGTGGTAAGTTAAATattcacaagcgtattcatacaggagagaaaccgtatcattgtgatatctgtggtaaatcattttctagtAGACAGGCCTTGAGGTCTCACAACCCTGTTCATGCAGGGCAGAACGTATAACATTGTGATGTCTGGTAAATCATTTCCAGATAAAAGTAAATTTGGgtgacacatatatattcatagaagaaGCCTATCTGTGGCAATCATTCATTTGAAATGATAGCTTATATAGGCACATGCAGACTTATGCAGGAGAAAACTGACATTTGTGGAAATTATTACTCTGAAGGCAGTGCTTTACATATACATTGACGTATTCATACAACAAAGACACCATATcaatgtgatgtctgtggtaaatcattctctcacacaTCTTCCCCAATAAAGCACATACGTATTCGTACAGAAGGGCCATTCCACTGTgagatttgtggtaaatcattcccaaataaaagcaaattacagagacacacatatgttcatacaggGTAAAAATCCTATAGCTATAATATCTAGCAAATCATCCAGTCAAAAGAATGATTTAAATGAGCATATACgaattcatacaggtgaaaaaccatatcactgtgatctCTGTGTAAAATCTTGCTCTCAAACAGGAGAATGTGATATCTGTAGCAAGTCTTCATTTGCAGGCAGTACCTTACATAAACATAGGCGTATTCATACAAGAGAGACACCTTATCACTCTGTTATCTGNNNNNNNNNNNNNNNNNNNNNNNNNNNNNNNNNNNNNNNNNNNNNNNNNNNNNNNNNNNNNNNNNNNNNNNNNNNNNNNNNNNNNNNNNNNNNNNNNNNNNNNNNNNNNNNNNNNNNNNNNNNNNNNNNNNNNNNNNNNNNNNNNNNNNNNNNNNNNNNNNNNNNNNNNNNNNNNNNNNNNNNNNNNNNNNNNNNNNNNNNNNNNNNNNNNNNNNNNNNNNNNNNNNNNNNNNNNNNNNNNNNNNNNNNNNNNNNNNNNNNNNNNNNNNNNNNNNNNNNNNNNNNNNNNNNNNNNNNNNNNNNNNNNNNNNNNNNNNNNNNNNNNNNNNNNNNNNNNNNNNNNNNNNNNNNNNNNGTGATATCTATGGTCAATTTATTCTCTAGGAATACAAGCTTAgctcaacacaaacatacacatacaggtgagaaaccttgTCACTGTGTTCTCTGTGGagaatcattctctcaaagtggtaAATCGTCTAGTCATGAACATGTTCGTATAGCAGAGAAGCTGTTTATCtgtgatatttgtagtaaatcattctctagaaattTTCACTTAACTACAAACAAACATCTTCATACACAGGAGTGAATGTATTACAGAAATATTCTTTTGGCAACTACTTCTCTGGAACTTTAGCAAATCTATTAAAAGAGAAGATAAGCGGTATCAActtgatatttgtggtaaattaatttcttttggcAATGACTAAATAAGTCACAAACATGAAAACGAAAGACAAGCCGTATCACAGTGACATCTGTAGATACAAAAACTATGCTATAACaatgtcataatcatcattttctatttctgtgtTGGAGTTAAGAGTCAAATGTTTTGTTACTCAAATCTTTCGTCACTATCTCCTGTTCTTGGTGAGCAGTTGCTTAGTCTTCCAGATCAGTTATGCATATATTGCATGTCTAGGAGAAGCTATTATTCCTGTCAATGTTGCTGGCATTCTGTAGCTAGCATATCCATGCATAGCTTTCTGCCCATATGATGGGTATTTCTCTTCCAAGTCTCTAATCCAgctcccttgtgtgtgtgtatgtatgtgtgcttgtcttgaCATAATGCAATAGTTGGAAGTGAGGTGTCCCTGTCATGCAACCAGTGCCATTTGTTTCACATCTTACATAAAGAACTTAGTTGGCCACAGCAATGTATTACCTTGCTTCAAaatgggtgagggttggtgacgcAAAAGGTATATGACTATAAGAAATTTGCATCACTGAATTGtttgacccatgcaggcatagaaaagtagacatgaaaatgataattatgatatacacacaaacacatatttgagTGTTAAAATGGTAGAAAAGTATTCAAGACATGTAGCTGTGTATATTTACTGACTCTTGTTTTAAGGACTCATTTTGACTCAGGCCTGTCATGgagaaactgaaacaaatgacactatggatgagccttttgtttacaatgATGATGCAACACATCAAAGCATGTTAAGAAACATAGACATACTTTCACAGTAGGctgcaaacaaaccaactccaTCAGAGANNNNNNNNNNNNNNNNNNNNNNNNNNNNNNNNNNNNNNNNNNNNNNNNNNNNNNNNNNNNNNNNNNNNNNNNNNNNNNNNNNNNNNNNNNNNNNNNNNNNNNNNNNNNNNNNNNNNNNNNNNNNNNNNNNNNNNNNNNNNNNNNNNNNNNNNNNNNNNNNNNNNNNNNNNNNNNNNNNNNNNNNNNNNNNNNNNNNNNNNNNNNNNNNNNNNNNNNNNNNNNNATAATGATGGTTATTGTGTTACTGCCAAAAGGAAGCAACTGTTTCAGCAATATTGCCATACAGATTATTTGGACAGAGAGGCAAGAAATGATTTATGTGAGAGCTATAAGAGTGATAGTTGCAATATTAATTGCAAAATTctagtggtgagctggcagaattgttagtatgccaggcaaaatgcttagtggcatttcgtccatctttacattctgaatcaaTATTCCACCAGTGTCaccttcgcctttcatcctttcagagttgataaaataagtaccatattaGCAcagtggttgatgtaattgacttgcaccCACCCCCAAGtttctgtccttgtgccaaactttgaaaccaataataatagcaatatttctGAGAAGAAGGGAGGGCAGATAGGTAGGTGGttgattctatatatttatatattctggtTTTGAATATGGGCGCAGGGACTGCAATTTTCGAGGAGTTAATTTCCATGACCGCTCAACCCAGTAGAATTTCAACACAGAGCATAAAGTCGGGAGAAGTGACCtgatgcattttgtccagtgtagtAATGATTTTGCCGGCTCAATCtgctttatctttatatataatatccgTATATGATAACCTGTGTatcaattatgtatataaaaaataaaaatataaacaaaattaaaatgtatatcaggatgttgggcctcatggaggaaataATAATGGACCGAGATATCTGTCAGTATGAGGTTTTTGAGAAGATCCACTCACGTCAGCAAAACcgagttctagaagcactgtgaGTCTCACCTACATTTAACAAGAAaccttctcacacactctacaaGAACAAAGCAAACTTACCCCTCTtacatttcttctcttcctcGTATTTCCACTTCATGTACTATACTTACCTCCCACTCCAAAATTCTGTCTACTTAGCCCTGTCTCACTTCATTGCTACCTGCTAGCCCATGACCTGTGTGTTCTACTAacacataacaagaaaacctttcacacaccctaccccaacaaaccaatctatatctcttctcttcctcacctTCCCTCCTTCATATACTGCCTACCTCTCACTCCTAAATCCTGTTCTCACAGCCCTATTTCTCAGTAACATTGCTATCCAGTACCTCACTTTATATGTGCCCAAGTTTTCACCACTCACTTCCCCACCCCTCTGCACGTTCTAATCCTGCTTCTTTTGCAACATCATTCCACCAGACTGGCTCTCATAcaagtagcacataaaaacaccttttgagatTAGTCGTTGCCAGAATTGCCTCACTGGCccacgtgccggtggcacgtaaaagcacccactacactcttggagtagttggcattaggaagggcatccagctgtagaaactttgccagatcatattgagcctggtgcagcctctggctcaccagtcctcagtcaaaccgtccaacccatgcgagcatggaaagtggacattaaacgaaaATGATGATTCCATTTATATTATGGCAttcgaacctcaagggtatgacctggcacttgccactatctatatctctctcttcctttactcaaccattccATGTATATTCTGATCCATGTCCCTTATGTGTATGGCCAGCACTTTgctaccatctctatcctgctgtcacccactctctctctctccttctctcccctcaGGTTGGGTAAGCATATACCTCCTTTGCGGCAGCACACCTGTGTCTGTCTTCATTGTTGATCTCTCTCtccagccaggtaaccttgtacctcctgtACAGCAAGgcatctgtctcactataacctttcatcacctgacataagatcacctcctccaatgccccatCTCCTTGCAAAAGATTTTcatcttacaagttacttggtgactctgtcagtgcaggtgccacttaaaaaggaTCCAGTCCNNNNNNNNNNNNNNNNNNNNNNNNNNNNNNNNNNNNNNNNNNNNNNNNNNNNNNNNNNNNNNNNNNNNNNNNNNNNNNNNNNNNNNNNNNNNNNNNNNNNNNNNNNNNNNNNNNNNNNNNNNNNNNNNNNNNNNNNNNNNNNNNNNNNNNNNNNNNNNNNNNNNNNNNNNNNNNNNNNNNNNNNNNNNNNNNNNNNNNNNNNNNNNNNNNNNNNNNNNNNNNNNNNNNNNNNNNNNNNNNNNNNNNNNNNNNNNNNNNNNNNNNNNNNNNNNNNNNNNNNNNNNNNNNNNNNNNNNNNNNNNNNNNNNNNNNNNNNNNNNNNNNNNNNNNNNNNNNNNNNNNNNNNNNNNNNNNNNNNNNNNNNNNNNNNNNNNNNNNNNNNNNNNNNNNNNNNNNNNNNNNNNNNNNNNNNNNNNNNNNNNNNNNNNNNNNNNNNNNNNNNNNNNNNNNNNNNNNNNNNNNNNNNNNNNNNNNNNNNNNNNNNNNNNNNNNNNNNNNNNNNNNNNatatatatatataatttatatatatatataatttatatactgtTCACACTCAAAGGTGTCTGTCTGTAATTAACTGTATTATTAGTTCTTCTGCTTTATATCAACTGATGACTAGTTCCTGCTTGGATCTATGCCCACACTCCATGCTTACAGAAATACCCCCAAAGAATTTCAccaaaacataaaacacacacacaagcatttatgtGACCTCTGTGCATCTGCCCACTAACTACACACAGCTCTCTCCTGAATCTTGCACCATGGCTTACAGATACACCTATACCAAAAACAGccaacatttcatctgtcagtAAGAGACACTTTTCTGTTTTATCTTGATTTACCTTAttcatcacttttgaaatccctttcatttatttcaacccACACCCTTTGCATATCAACACCTCTTATATTNNNNNNNNNNNNNNNNNNNNNNNNNNNNNNNNNNNNNNNNNNNNNNNNNNNNNNNNNNNNNNNNNNNNNNNNNNNNNNNNNNNNNNNNNNNNNNNNNNNNNNNNNNNNNNNNNNNNNNNNNNNNNNNNNNNNNNNNNNNNNNNNNNNNNNNNNNNNNNNNNNNNNNNNNNNNNNNNNNNNNNNNNNNNNNNNNNNNNNNNNNNNNNNNNNNNNNNNNNNNNNNNNNNNNNNNNNNNNNNNNNNNNNNNNNNNNNNNNNNNNNNNNNNNNNNNNNNNNNNNNNNNNNNNNNNNNNNNNNNNNNNNNNNNNNNNNNNNNNNNNNNNNNNNNNNNNNNNNNNNNNNNNNNNNNNNNNNNNNNNNNNNNNNNNNNNNNNNNNNNNNNNNNNNNNNNNNNNNNNNNNNNNNNNNNNNNNNNNNNNNNNNNNNNNNNNNNNNNNNNNNNNNNNNNNNNNNNNNNNNNNNNNNNNNNNNNNNNNNNNNNNNNNNNNNNNNNNNNNNNNNNNNNNNNNNNNNNNNNNN contains:
- the LOC128250451 gene encoding zinc finger protein 239-like; translation: MENEFCEESIQIKIETERVDSCDEIQNEREEKSYSCDMCKKSFSQKHHLNDHKHIHTREKPYHCEICGKSFFTSTALNTHKRIHTGEKPYHCDICGKSFSHKSSLSKHRSIHTGERPYHCEICGKSFSQKNDLNLHIRIHTGEKPYHCDICGKSFSHSSSFSNHRNIHTGERPCLCQICGKSFTNKSKLKRHIYIHTGEKPHCCNICGKSFSQKNDLNKHIRIHTGEKPFHCDICGKSCSQSSDLIKHKRVHTGEKPYQCDICSKSFSESTALHIHRRIHTGETPYQCDICGKSFTARGKLNIHKRIHTGEKPYHCDICGKSFSSRQALRSHNPVHAGQNV